gtgctatgctaataatatattatatgttcatttgatttgtaagccgctctgagtcctcttcggggtgagaagagcgggatataaatgtagtaaatattactatttactataaaattattactaataatattaccatataatgatatagtacaatatagtaatgtacaatatactactaataatacaatataataatattaattatatattatatattaaatgtaatattactaataatattaccatataatgatatagtacaatatagtaatttaatgcttatattctgctatgctagtaatatattgtatgttcatttgatttgtaagccgctctgagtcccctccggggtgagaagagcgggatataaatgtagtaaataaataaatattactaataatattaccatataatgatatagtacaatatagtaatttaatgcttatattgtgctatgctaataatatattgtatgtacatttgatttgtaagccgctctgagtctccttcggggtgagaagagcgggatataaatgtagtaaatattactatttattataaaattattactaataatattaccatataatgatttagtacaatatagtaatttaatgcttatattgtgctatgctaataatatattgtatgttcatttgatttgtaagccgctctgagtctccttcggggtgagaagagcgggatataaatgtagtaaataaataataaacccctataatggtgaattctccctaaaACCCCCAAACACCCCCGCCTGAAACAACAAAATGGTACATTCCACCTTTTCAGACCCGTGACGTGGACGAGGCCAAATCAAGGCGAGGAGGCGAGGGTGGGCTCCGCCTTTTAACTCCTCCTACCAATCCGCTTCGGCTCTCGTTCCCAAGCCACTTCCCGATTGGCGAGACGCCTTTGAGCGGCTCCGAACGGAGCCAATCAAAGCGGAGTGACGCTCCTCGCAGGCGACGGGGAAGCTTTGCCGTtgttgctgccgccgccgccgccatttTGTCCCGTTGAGGGTTGGCTGAGGAGGTGCGTTTTCTCTCTCTTGGCTTTCGGGTAATGCGTTTCAATACGAATATGGAGTCTgggcagagtttatggtatggcatGGTGTGCGGGATAGTCTTAGCAAGGCCTGTTTCCATTCATCCGGCACCTGCCACACCCCTTGACGCCAAGTAACGGAGAGTGGGCGGGATATTCTTATTGacacaggcctgggccaacttgggccttccctcaggGTTCCTTTTTTCCCTCAGCCGCGGCTTGTTTCTGGCTCTTGTCTTTCCCTCCCTACAATTCCAGTTCCATCTTTGCTGGAGttacttatttattatatttatatcccgctcttctcaccccggaggggactcagagcggcttacaaatcaaatgtacatataatatatttctagcatagcacaatataagcattaaattactatattgtgctatatcattatatggtaatattattagcaatattatatataatatataattaatattatattgtattattagtagtatattgtattccattataatattatctttatttatatattactagcatatttatttatttattcatttacagtatttatattccgcccttctcaccccgaaggggactcagggcggatcacattacacatataggcaaacattcaatgccttaacatagaacaaagacagagacaaacacgggctccgagctggcctcgaactcatgacctcttggtcagagtgatttattgcagctggttgctcaccagcctgcgccacagcccgggcccgcattaaattactatattgtactatatcattatatggtaatattattagtaatattacatttaatatataattaatattattatattgtattagtagtagtatattgtattccattataatattattattaatatttatttatttatttattactagcatagcacaatataagcattaaattactgtattgtactatatcattatatggtaatattattagtaatatcacatttagtatataattaatattattatattgtattattagtagtataatattgtattccattataatattattatcaatatttatttttttatttatcagcaacatttatatctcaccccgaaggggactcaggtcggtTTAcaagtgtatatacatacaatatattatattatacgactatattgcaatattattagtaatattgcatgtacagtagagtctcacttatccaagcctcacttatccaagcctctggaatatccaaggcatttttgtagtcaatgttttcaatatatcgtgatattttggtgctaaattcataagtacagtaattactacatagcattactgcgtattgaactactttttctgccaaatttgttgtctaacatgatgttttgttgcttcatttgtaaaatcattacctaatttgatgtttaataggcttttccttaatccctccttattatccaagatattcgcttatccaagcttctctcggcccatttagcttggataagtgagactactgtattatcaatattatatgtatatacaatatattatatatttataaattatagtaatatataatatatatagtgatattatatttaatatataattaatattatattgtattattagcataatattgtattccattataaattatatatatatatatatgtatgtatatgtgtgtgtgtatgtatgtatatatatatatatatataaatatatatatatataaataaaattaaggagcctccggtggctcagtgtgttaaagcactgagctgctgaacttgcagaccaaaaggtcctaggttcaaatctacttttacaacctctccattttaatccatgtttttattagctcttgtcatttgtttttactggctaatgtttaaatttttataattgtgcatgttttttgtctattgttgtgttttatattgctattgtttttattcgggcttggccccatgtaagccgccctgagttccctttggggagatagaggcggggtataaaaataaagttgttgttattattattattattattaaatcccgggagcggaatgagtgccagctgttagccccagctcctgccaacctagcagttcgaaaacatgctaatgtgagtagatcaataggtaccgctctggcgggaaggtgacggcgctccatgcagtcatgccaatagccacatgatcttggaggtgactatggacaacgccgtctcttcggcttagaaatggagatgagcaccaacccccagagtgtgagtagatcaataggtaccgctccgccgGGAAGGTAatgttgctccatgcagtcatgcctatggccacatgaccttggaggtgactatggacaacgccggctcttcggcttagaaatggagatgagcaccaacccccagccagcgttgtccatagacacctccaaggtcatgtggccggcatgactgcatggagcactgttaccttcccgccggagcggtacctattgatctactcacatttgcatgttttcgaacggctaggttggcatgagctggggctaacagcgggcactcattccgctcccgggatttaaacctggcacctttcggtccgcaagttcagctgctcagtgctttaacacttccaagaatttgcagcactttatcagtcacctcgtgtttacaatatttatatggtgcaccttacccagtctacttttacaatctctccgttttaatccatgtttttattagttcttgttttttattggctaatgtttaattttttttaattgtgcatgtttttgtctattgctgtgttttatattgctattgtttttattcgggcttggccccatgcaagccgccctgagtcccctttggggagatagaggcagggtataaaaataaagttattattattattattattattattattattattattattattaacacactgtgccaccagggctcctctgTCTctagggcaggagaaaacaacaagcatgatccctcctccctatgacttccccccacatcttgatccatggccctcataatgtctcctctcagtcttctcttctacaggctaaacatgcccagctctttgagccCCTCATCATAGGGCTGGTTCACCTGATCAATGtatttgcccccaaggaactgggaaggcTTCTGTAATTTGCAATGTGGACTTAGAGAAGTTAACCCTCTTGATACGTCTGTTTGGTCTGTCCTGGCATAGGCTGTTATTAACTCTTCCCttactcctctgctcagctgtcGCTGCCATGGTGAAGCTCTTCATCGGCAACCTTCCCCGGGAGGCCACCGAGCAGGAGATCCGCTCGCTCTTTGAGCAGTATGGGCGGGTCCTGGAATGCGACATCATCAAGAACTATGGCTTCGTGCACATCGAGGACAAGACGGCAGCGGAGGACGCCATCCGCAACCTGCACCACTACAAGCTGCACGGGGTCTGCATCAACGTGGAGGCCAGCAAGAACAAGAGCAAGGCCTCCACCAAGCTGCACGTGGGCAACATCAGCACCGGCTGCACCAACCTCGAGCTGCGGTTCAAGTTTGAGGAGTATGGGCCTGTCCTCGAGTGCGACATTGTGAAGGATTATGCCTTTGTGCACATGGAGCGAGCGGAGGATGCCGTCGAGGCCATTCGGGGCCTTGACAACACAGAATTCCAAGGTGGGGAAGGGAGATGATGGCTCTGAGTGAGAAACAAGAAAGCCTTGAGCTGCTTTCCTCTCTCTGAGAGGCATTTGCCTCCAGCAAGGAATCCAGATTTGGTCAGTTACAGTCAGCAGCTTAGTAGAGCTAGCGTCTGGCTAAACATGAATCTTGATATGAGAGACTGGCTTTAAACCCATGGATGTGAGTCAGTGGTTCAGCAAAGATAGTGTTGTTTTCAAGACCTCAGTTTATGTGAGTCATCTTTTAATATCCAAATCATTCTTATGActgatttttaaaaggtatttttttgtgtcaggagcttcttgagaaactgcaagtcgcttctggtgtgaaagaactggccgtctgcaaggacgttgcccagatgtttgatgtgttATCAtactgtggggggcttctctcatgtttccatatgggaagctggagctgcagatgggagctcacccagttccccagattcgaaccaccgacctttcggtcagcagtcgtgccggcacaagggtttaacccattgtgctattgAGAGCTGCTTTTAAAAGGTAGGGCTCCTGAATTCATTTTTATCAAAGTTTGAGTGTGTAGTGGTTCCCTCTAAAAATATTATCAAGTCAAAATACTTTCGAATATGAGCCTGAATCACATAAGGTTAGTGTAAAGAGACTTTAAAGCTGTCTATTAAACATAGATTTCATCCAGGAACTGAAATGGATTAGAAAAGCACTTTCTTAAAAGTAGAAATACTGGTTTATAGTAATGTTTCGACCTATCAAAAAGCCTTTGTTTCTTCTCTCACAATTTGGTATGATGAGAAGAAAATAAAGGTATTCCTGTCCCCTAGTGAGCCCTAGATCTTTGGTTGTTTTAGCCTGACTAGTGAAATAACATTTGTATTTGCTGTTGGATTACTGAATAAATCTACAGTGTCATGGAGTGCTAGAATTAGAAATGGGCAACCAAAGATTAATTCAGAATGTAGTGTTGACTAACTAGTCAAATGTTTAGGTCTTGTTTAACTTAAAGCAGAATCTTGATCACAACTCTGGCTACTACTCACTTTGCCTTCTTGTTGTTCAGTCCTTTGTTAAGAGGAAGATATTACTTTGAAAACATATATAAACTTCTAACCTTTTATCCCTGCAATTCTACTAGTCAGCCTTCAAGTTTTGCCGACCTTTCTTGCCTTGTATTTCTTTAGACAACATGCTTCTGGTTCCCCTTGTCGTCATCTATTTCTATAAATTTTCCTAGTCTTGTGCAATTTTTTCCTGTCTCCTTCCCATTGCCATTAATGAAATaatcttttattttatatttctgaaGGCCctgcatgattttttaaaaatcagttaaactgagtttcttattcttatttcaaGTTGTGATTTTTACCAATTCTTTTTGTAAATAATACTTTTGAGTGGTTGAAACATCGTTGTAAATTTAAGATATCACAGCCATAGGAAGCAGTGAGTAGCAGATTTGCAGCTTTTAACTATTTTACATTCTAGTAAGCTTTTccttgtttgggttgctgtgagttttctggactgtatggccatgattttctggactgtatgaccagacagtccgaaaaactcacagcagcccagtaattccaaccatgaaagcttcGACAACgtattttccttttttgtagGTTTTGAATATTGGAAAGGCTGAGCACCTTGGTTGATGTGTGGGTGGAAATGAGTTAAGAAAGCAAAGAGTtgcctgggttttgttttttttttttgtgggaagGGGGTGAATCCCAAATATATCCCCTGATCAGTGTTTACTTTGCATCTTCCATGTGCAAAGTGCATTACAGTTCCTGTTTTCCGTGACAAATTAGTTGAATATAATTATGCcaagtttctttttcttcttttcctttttagctTGTCTGGAAAGAGGTTTAGAATCTAGTTAAGTCATGATGGTAGGTAAGAACCGctctgtaaaaaataataatcaatttTCTCTCGAGGGGGTCAAGAGATGCAATTCTGCATTGCTTGGAAGGTCAAGGAAATGAAATTATCAATGGTTTTGTGTGAAAGTCAATACATTTGGGTGGAGATGGATAGGGAAAGAGATGGTGGGTTTGTAATGGGTTGGCAGGGAacatatatagatacataaaGACTAGCTgttcccagccacgcgttgctgtggcgtaagcctaagtggggttttcttggtggtacagtgttccctcactacttcgcggttcactttttgaggattcgctgtttcacggtttttcaataaactctaaaagactattataaataataaaaaattacaatttacagcctaaggaagggaggaaggagaagctgaagggagagaaaaggagcccaagtggcaacgggatttatcaacacacgattggttgataaagacttaaaatagtgtataactgctaaaataatgtataaatattaaaataaatatagtgtccctactttgcggataagtgagggaacacagtattcaaggtggcctagaaaggattcccctaggtatgaagcagccaggctttgaagctgcaagatctttccttggaaagtgatgagtattgtggccaaatttggtgtgatttggtccagtggttttgtggttaactcggtcctaattatgcacattacatttatatatgagATAACATTAGAAGCATTACAGTCCACTTCTGCatatctccctctccttccccccctttctctacacacacacacacacaaatatatatatatata
The Anolis carolinensis isolate JA03-04 unplaced genomic scaffold, rAnoCar3.1.pri scaffold_14, whole genome shotgun sequence genome window above contains:
- the LOC100563252 gene encoding RNA-binding protein 4B isoform X2 encodes the protein MVKLFIGNLPREATEQEIRSLFEQYGRVLECDIIKNYGFVHIEDKTAAEDAIRNLHHYKLHGVCINVEASKNKSKASTKLHVGNISTGCTNLELRFKFEEYGPVLECDIVKDYAFVHMERAEDAVEAIRGLDNTEFQGKLFEGWTSGSCGTRPRQILCQASRCVSICV